A region of the Hylaeus volcanicus isolate JK05 chromosome 5, UHH_iyHylVolc1.0_haploid, whole genome shotgun sequence genome:
gtaacgtttcttttatttcaaaattgttattgTTCTATTGTATTGTTATAGTGTTGTCAAGGTGCTGTCTATCTATACGTGTTCCATCTGGCCGAGATCTCTGGTCGAAACACATGGACGAGAACGAAAGTTAACGTATCGTCGATGtcaataaagaatttttttcttgtgtaTTCTACGTTCGAGAACTGTGTCTATTGCGATGACATACGACTAAAGTGTCGAGGACTTTAAGGTTAGTAAAGCGTAAACAGCGTCGTCCTTTGCTACTATGTTCATGAAACGCACGTGGACTCCGCGAATGTAAACACAGGGACGAACGACAGAGGTTCTATTGAATCTTTCCAACACCCTTGTGTTTCACACACTTGTTGACGATGCCTATATTATATCGTCATGAAACAAGTTTTATCGTCAGAAACAAGAAATAcactgttttttatttaaagtaataattaaaggttttctatttaaaaaatttgaaaattttaagcaactgaacattatttaaataaaatagatttttatttaaataacacgaaagtcaaaattctaaaataaattttgtgtatttttagCCTGACAATGTATTGTTTTTAGGTATGTATACAACGACCGATAATTTTTTGTggccaaaataaaaaatgctgtGTAcgacttatttttaaaaacattttaatgtaactaatataaataaattaaaaaatgcaatgTTTGAagattcttgaaattcttaaattgaCTCTAAACATTACTTATTACTtaagaaaacgcgaaaaatacgCGAATCAAATCAACTATCCTGAAAAAGAACGCGATTCATATCTTCATTTCGCAACACTATttcgcaattaaaaaaaaaattggacaaTACGACGaatgttattacatttattaattgtaaaccAGTAGTGAcaagattattaaattaaagcatcggtaaaatatatttttcagggTTAGGgttcttaaatattcatttttacatgCAGTCGATAAATCAGGTCGCAGAATATGAtcagtaaaaataacaaataaacatatgtCAAGAACtgagatatttattatgtaaataatacaaattattatatacctATCACACCAAATCTCAGATTCTCTGATTCTGTAATGCTTTCTGAAACTAAGGTTTCGTAAAATGAACTTGATGTTCACATGTTCAATGTTTTCAAGGATAAGATTATAAAATGCACATCAATGCACATTATTGAAGTTGTCTAAGAACTTTAATagtttcgtatattttctatgTTACACAAAAATGGAACATTATCAAATACAGGTTGTTCTAATAAGTGATGCATCGGTTTGTGTGTAGCTACATGAAAGATTAAGTGATTGGAAATcgattatacagggtgttccaaaaatgttgtaacaccttgaaagaggcggttcgggaggtgatttgaaacaactttttccttagcgaaaatgttgtccgaggcttcgttgaggagatattaacggaaaatactgaccaatcagagcgcgcggataccgttggagcggccgcggtagtgaaggctacgagctaagcggtggcgtccaatgtccttcgatgcacgtcgagtcgcttgttcgcgtacaagcgcggccgcttagcacatagccgtcgctaccgcggccgctccaacggtatccgcgcgctctgattggtcagtgttttccgttaatatctcctcaacgaagcctcggacaacattttcgctaaggaaaaagttgtttcaaatcctctcccgaaccacccctttcaatgtgttacaacatttttgggacaccctgtatacatttatCGAACTTAGTAAGGTTACTACGTAAACAAGTTTCTCCCTTGTTTTTAcatgaacgaaaaaaaagaatctcgGGAATTTCGTACAAACAAGGGTAACAatatatatctacatatatcaTACATATCGATACTTTTCACTTTCCAATTTCTATTTCCGTTCAAAAGGCCCGCGCATGATATTGAGAAGTGACAACCAATCACGTTTAACGTTTCTTTGGAACTTTTAAAAACTCGAATTTCATTGGCCGAGTACCCGCAACCCAATGCGCAGAAGAACGACGCCGAGAACGAGGCGTCCTTCGTTCGGCGGCAATTGAACAGAGCAGACGTGTCGTGTCGATCAGTGATCCAGCAATTAATAGGTAAACATAATTCAATTCAATCATTATCTAATCGTTGTTATTTCTACTTTGCGTTGCTCCTTATCATCTccttaatatattaataccaTTCCTTGTTAATTGAATcggtttttgagaaaattagaTTGATTTCGTACTCTCATCCTTTTCGTTCTCCATGAGGTACCAATTGATATTCGTTCAAATATCAATTCGTACTATGAGACTACGTCTTCCACAGTAAtattatcgtttcttttttcgtttttttttttcaaataaatttgtgcttagatacagtaaaaatatatatttatcgtaaattgatttcgaattcgaattcttGAATGTTCCGAGATCTGACGCCATGAGTCTGCGCGATGATCGCCAACCGCCATTTCACGTTCAAATGGCTACTTTACGTTGAATATTTCGAGCGAAATTACTGGATACGTCATATCAGAAAAGTTGTGCAGCTTACCGGGGAAAGCAGAATAATAGGTAATATTGTCTTTAACTATTGTCATTATtagattaaattgtttatctttccttctatttcattattatttctgcTTAATAATTACGAAAGCATTAATGCTAGAGCTggagtaaacatttttactcCATTTCTTTACAGGtaccaatttattaattgtttaataaagactaataattacaattttaatattcctatgaaaattgtaattatggttaattaaaattaacaattatattttataatcgttaattttaattaacacttACATCTATAACCTTTGATCGATAATTCGATTACATTGTCCCctacattttttatacataattgcTATTACCtgataacaattataaatttacaggtttttttacattttttgaaaaataataattttaaacattttggCCATTTTGATcatcaaataatatacaaataatatttttgtattaattacaattgcaattCAAATAacgtacattaaaattttattagtttattatgaatatagaatagaattgtaaaaatgtttaagatttcattttctctgtttcgttaaattagtaagaaattatgaaaatgtatatcaTCATAGAAATTCACAGTTTCTAGAAAATGTAGCATACAATAGTAAAAGTGCTTCGACTCATAAAATTGatcaatttataatgaatgtaagataaaattgtaaatttgcaaaatttacatatctttgttgtacaaatataaaatgtaagagTTTGCAAATTTAGACAGTTTCTTCTTACATTcattataaactaataaattttgtgaGTTCGTGCACATTTACTTTATTACAATACACTTTTtagaaacttgaaatatttataaagctacatatttttataatgtattttaaatgtgTTAGAAACATAAGAGATCAAAGTTATACATTTGCGTAACACTTACATATCTTTATTATACAAACGTAAAATGTATGATTTTGcacttttaatgttttaatattgtaattgcTGTAACTTTTAAAACATGTTATTAATTCGTGTGACTTTTGTTGCAGATTCTATACATCATGAAACAAATGAACTTTGAAGTTCAACGTAAGGAAAGCAGAGCAACTCCGAAGTTCTACATGGATAATGCAGAGCTACTCCGATGATCAGCAACAGCAGAGCTACTCCGATGATCAGCGACAGCAGAGCCACTACGATGATTAGTATCAAGACAACGGTTGGTGACTCGCATGCTTTTCCGTTCCTCTGGTCCCCAATCATGTCGTAGTACGAAAGGTCCAAATCTagtatataaagtatatatagtAAGACATAATGAGAAAGTTTTTATGCAAATAGTTTactctatttatataaataataattctctttCAAATAGTGAAACAATTATTCCAttacaaaaatcaataatGTTTGGTATACTTTGATAAAAAAGCAAGATATCAAAAAAGCGTTTTACCCATCATATGTCCTTCGCAATACCATGCAGCtgttgtataaaaatatatagaatagaGGATTCAAGAATTATTTGGGACAGTAAAATTAAATGGCTTACTTTCTATTATTCAGTACAAATGGCAtacataaatagaataatataaacataaaatattaaaatgaaaatacagtgtttaaatatatgaaatactatattaaatacataggCGTATAGACGTGTTATGCTTTATGTTGAAAAAGTCGCGTTTATGATATAATACTGATACAATACAATGTTAAAAAAActcaaaaaaatagaaaactgtGTACATTACATATATAGAAAAAACACTTCAGAAGTCCAAATTTCGTAATGGATTAGTGGCATCttctacttcttcttctttatgtTTCATAACAGCGAGATGCATGGATCTTAAAAATCGACTTAAAGTACATCGTTTAGTTCGCATATAAAACGAATAAgctaaaaatggaattttccttaaaattcgACCACTGAGACCTTTACTCTCATGACTAAGTTCCATGAGTTTAAGGCTATTTTTTGTGTGACTGTTCTCTTCATAacccattttttttaaatatgaaaaatcaaaaatttgttctgtTTCTATGAGCGATACCTGAAATACAAGTATATaagtaatacaatttaagaaatacatatacaataggAATAAAAGTATGTATTCGTTTACCCTCATCAACTCTTTAAGGCATGAagcataaattttatatatggCTTGTTGAGTAGGATGGCCAATATATTGTCTTATGTCTGCTCTATCGACAAATGCTAAATCAATAGCCTCTGATAAATTACTCGTTGTTAGAATTAAAACATTCGGATACCGTTTTATTTGATCCAGCTGTGTTAGCAAAGCATTCACAACTCTTATGGAGTCTGTGGGTTCTACACCATTGCTACACGATTTACGAGCATGTGCTAAAGATTCTATTTCATCTATTAGGATACAAACTAGTGCTTGTGAATTTTCAAGAAGGCgctttatttcgttaaataatttcatgacTAATTTTCCActctgaaaataaacaaagataaatcttaatcacgaaaataatttgcttAGTAACTACATAGCTAGGATGTTACCTCTGAAAACCACTTTGAAAATAGACTATGActgtttatttcaacaaattcacCATGAGTGAATCGATCACCTAAACgaatagctattttttgtgCAAGAGCTTTGCACAAGCTAGTTTTACCAGTACCTGGAGGTCCATGTAATAATACTACTTTATTCCAACTTATGATATTAGAATTAACACTACAGTCTGAAAATATCATTGTTGTTTCCACAAAATGCAATAActggaagaaaagaaaagacataaatatttatgtatattacaaaaattaatataattgaaaaattgtaattgaaacaattgaaatgGTTTTAACTAACATCTTCTTTTATGTTAGAATCAAAGTAAAGATTTTCccataaaaaatgaaattcttttgcAGGCAAAATCCAATGAGAAGATACTGGCAAGTCTTCGCTATCGTTCTGCATAATTTCTGTTGCTGCATCTTCTTGTGTTAATCTATACACATGAAACTTTAGAAGGGCTCCTTGTACTTTCATATGAGTTCTCTGTAAcaatggaatttatttcggTAAAGCTTTCTGTAAGAATTCATTCGATTTAGATAGATTACCTCTCCATAACTTGAAGAACATATTATCGATTCAACATGACTCTTTAAAGTATGATTggagatatttttttcatacgtGATAGTTTCTAAAGCAACATCCTCTAATGCATTTATTTCTGCATATGCTAAATCCTTTAACTCTGACTTAGACAAcgtgctaaaaataaaatgttgtgtaAATACtgtttaaagaatatttaacaatCCTATTAgaagaatttctattaaaatgtaaagacAATACACGTGCAGAAAATGTAAGTTCTCGTTAACAAAGAACCGGTAATACCTGTCGGCTCTTTGACATATTTCCACGTGCAATACTTCTGGCCCTTCCATCATATTCGTATTTTCTGCACCTTTTAAATCAATagaattgtttgaataatattacgagattatttttgtctattaattttttcgttaaaatgcGTATATACGCTTTACTATACATGCAACCacaatttgaaacaatttcaaattgatacgcagatgtttgaaaattgtcgCGAATGAAAATACTCGTGCTTGATCATGCTTGATTCACAAGAAATAATACCATTGGTTGTGTAAAATTTGGTAAgactaaatttaattacccTAGTGAAGGGAAGAGTTTAGGCAAGGATCCATTTTTAGAGTAGGtcctaatttaaaaatacaagatcATGAATACCAAAGGATCCgacaagaatttaattattattaaactactCTGTAATAATATATCTGAAATTTCCTTACCacagttttaataaaaattaaagactgtGGATTAAACTTAATACATCTAGTGACTTACTTTCGTAACGTTACCATACGTCGGTGGATCACGATCTATCTCATCAAAAATCTATGACATAGTACTGGACGCTATagtaatttgtattcttaaaaattaaacggttCGAAGGATTTCCCAGTGGACGGTTGAAACACATGGTTTGCAATGTAGTGGATGACGATATCGATTGAACAGAAAAGtgtttgttatttaatgattaagattgtttattattaGCTAATTAGTTAAACGatcgacattttattaattaaatgagCAAAGCAACAGACGATGATGAGCGTAGAAGACGCTCGTTGGAGGCAGGCAGAGAGATGGTAGGTCAAACAATGTCTTTCTTTGTTTaggattaattatttcctgCCACTCCTGCATTTAAGGTTAATTTCTGCTGGATTTTATTGGACTATTTCATATGGAATGTAGTTTTTCCGCAGTTTCAATTTTGCAATATgattacatatattaaataattgctaattataaattactataCACCATGTTAGAAAGAAGGGATTTCCTGAAATATGATTATcctttatacatttatttagttttacacAATATGTGATTTTTAGCTGGAGAGATACAAGGTGGAAAGAGCTAATAAAGCTAAAAGCTCGGGTCATAATTTGACAGATGAAGCATCTGACGAAGAATCTTTCCATAATGATAAATCTACTGGACATAGAGAATCTTAtgtaagaataaatttgaagaaattttatactttacatGTGTATAGTCCAAGGTCTTCTAATGGTACATGTAAAATGTGTATGAagttatagaaatattttggtaaaatataGGTACACGAGGGTACTTCATCAAGGGATATAACACAAAGTAGCGTTAGCATGAGTGAAGGAGAAGCAGATGGTGACTTGGAAGGACTCGCAGGAAGAGTAGCTCGATTAGAAGAGTTACTGCAGGGAAAAGAAGCTATAGTTGAGGCTTTACATGCAGAAATAGATCACTTGAGAGCAGAGGCTTCATCACCCAATTCTTCTCAGAGTCAAAACAGTAGTATACATGGCAGAGATATCATATCCTTGTATCATACAaaggtatattatatttttagtacACACAGACAAATATTGGAAGATTTTTTTTGTGTACATTGTGTATGCTGGTAGTTGTGCATTGTGTTTTGTTAAACAGTTGCAGGAATTTGAGAAGGCAATAAATAAACGTGATAACCTAATAGAAGAATTAACATGGTCTTTACAACAGGCATTATCCGCTAGGGATAATCTTGTTACTCAACTGAATGCCATACAAGTACCCAGCAAAGACAGTGCCAGTGCAGTAAATAAGACAAATTTACAAGAAAAGGtaagtattataattagaTTGAAAGGTAAGAGATTCTGAACTTTTCATGcagattgatttttatttagaataatatcttAGAAGAAACTTTGAGTGATCAAAGAtcagtaatacaaaaattaactgATCTGGAGACTAGACATGCCAAAgaactttcaatatttcaagCCCAAATGAGTCACTATAAAAAAACTGTTGAAGCTTTGAAACTAGAATTAGTAAATCGCTCTGAGTCTCAACAAACTGCTCAAGCTGAAGTAAatcaatataaaacaaaattgaacgaGTTAAAGGTGCAGTATGAGAAATCTCGACAAATACAAGAATTGGACTATCTAAAGGCGAAAGAAATGCTAGCCgagcaaataaaattacataagCTGCAATTAGAAGAAATGACTTCGAAATATGTTGCTGTAACTGCAGTTTTAGAATCGAAAGAGAGCATTGAACGTTCTTTGGAACAAGCCTTAACGAATGCTGCAACATTGAGAGACGAGAATGAAAGTTTGAAGTTCAAACTAGACGACTTGTCGTCGCGATACTCTGCAGCTCAGTCACTGATCGAGAACAGTCAAGTTCATGAACGAACTTTGAACAATAAAATCCATGATTTAGAAAAGTCCTTGTCAAGACTGAGCGGTATAAACATGAGTACATTCAGtgaattaaacgaaactaCTTACCAAACGTTGGATGAAGTAGCAATTCAGTATCAGATGACAAAGCAAAAACTCGAAGAAAAAGCAGAGTTAGAGAAACTTCTCGT
Encoded here:
- the LOC128876285 gene encoding pachytene checkpoint protein 2 homolog gives rise to the protein MMEGPEVLHVEICQRADSTLSKSELKDLAYAEINALEDVALETITYEKNISNHTLKSHVESIICSSSYGERTHMKVQGALLKFHVYRLTQEDAATEIMQNDSEDLPVSSHWILPAKEFHFLWENLYFDSNIKEDLLHFVETTMIFSDCSVNSNIISWNKVVLLHGPPGTGKTSLCKALAQKIAIRLGDRFTHGEFVEINSHSLFSKWFSESGKLVMKLFNEIKRLLENSQALVCILIDEIESLAHARKSCSNGVEPTDSIRVVNALLTQLDQIKRYPNVLILTTSNLSEAIDLAFVDRADIRQYIGHPTQQAIYKIYASCLKELMRVSLIETEQIFDFSYLKKMGYEENSHTKNSLKLMELSHESKGLSGRILRKIPFLAYSFYMRTKRCTLSRFLRSMHLAVMKHKEEEVEDATNPLRNLDF